A single region of the Podospora pseudopauciseta strain CBS 411.78 chromosome 1, whole genome shotgun sequence genome encodes:
- the SUR7 gene encoding Eisosomes component (EggNog:ENOG503P188; COG:S), whose translation MAAGRLISLLATLFLSVSLLLLWFTLLSGITSTSPLRQTYFLRADTSGITGARGISQWTYFRICGIDNTDCGPARPGLPLGDAWATDADNVPRELIGSYGGGTTSYQYWYLWRFGWVFYLIALFFMTCAFLGSWLACLGRLGAGLIATVSSMGLLFLSVAVALMTATFVKTRNAFIADGRNADLGAYGFGFSWGSWAAMFIATVLYCVARRGHASDGVGRTNKRWSGSTFGRRKSSGTAGSRRSWDGRRVKDEYA comes from the exons ATGGCAGCAGGCC gcctcatctccctcctagccaccctcttcctctccgtctccctccttcttctttggttcaccctcctctcagGCataacctccacctcccccctccgccaaacCTACTTCCTCCGCGCCGACACATCCGGCATAACCGGCGCCCGGGGCATATCTCAGTGGACATATTTCCGCATCTGCGGGATAGACAACACCGACTGTGGCCCTGCCCGTCCCGGGCTACCGTTGGGTGATGCCTGGGCTACCGATGCGGACAATGTGCCCCGAGAACTGATTGGGAGTTATGGAGGCGGCACGACGAGCTATCAGTATTGGTACCTGTGGCGATTTGGCTGGGTTTTCTATCTCATCGCCTTGTTCTTTATGACTTGCGCGTTTTTGGGGAGCTGGCTGGCTTGTCTGGGACGGTTGGGGGCTGGGTTGATTGCGACGGTTAGCAgtatggggttgttgtttctgAGTGTGGCTGTGGCGCTGATGAC GGCTACTTTTGTCAAGACACGTAACGCGTTTATTGCTGATGGGAGGAATGCCGATTTGGGGGCGTACGGGTTTGGGTTCAGCTGGGGAAGCTGGGCGGCCATGTTTATTGCTACGGTTCTGTACTGCGTTGCTAGGAGGGGGCACGCGAGTGACggggtggggaggacgaACAAGAGGTGGTCGGGCAGCACATTTGGCCGTAGGAAGAGCTCGGGGACGGCCgggtcgaggaggagttgggatgggaggagaGTTAAGGATGAGTATGCTTaa
- the MET1 gene encoding uroporphyrin-III C-methyltransferase (EggNog:ENOG503NVMM; COG:H): protein MAANPPLPSPTPISLLTAQHSTGHTHLIIGSNPLAASRATQSLSAGAKPILISPHPPEELHYTLTQCITSGQLTHLSRPFESTDLFTLGREEVDNVVDAVFITLSPKDPSVPQISTLCKKNRIPVNVVDCPSLCSFSLLSTHLDGPLQIGVTTNGRGCKLASRIRREIAASLPQGLGSAVARLGDVRRRIIAEDKSSSSSGLDSEGLDDSVDQTSDFNKLVLEGKESEEEQKTRRMRWLSQVCEYWPLRRLAAISEEEILEGVLNSYHQLQQQKPSPTGGDGPRDKIGRVILAGSGPGHPDLLTRATYKAIQSADLILADKLVPAGVLDLIPRRTPVSIAKKFPGNADRAQEEFLEQALAGVKEGKTVLRLKQGDPFIYGRGGEEVQYFRQHGLGDRVVVLPGITSSLSAPLFAGVPPTQRDVADQVLVCTGTGKKGKAPVPPEFVESRTVVFLMALHRITGLVAELTEYLPEEQEAAEVKGRRKLWPVDTPCAVIERASCPDQRVIRTTLKRVAEAIEQEGSRPPGLLVVGRACEVLYTPEKGRSWLVEDGFKGLDLEFGNDLAAGALGVAGLA, encoded by the coding sequence ATGGCCGCCAACCCACCATtaccctcaccaacaccaatctccctcctcacagcCCAACACTCAACAGGCCACACCCACCTCATCATCggctccaaccccctcgctGCCTCCCGAGCAACCCAATCTCTTTCTGCTGGCGCGAAGCCAatcctcatctccccccaccccccagaAGAACTTCACTACACCCTCACCCAATGCATCACCTCGGGCCAGCtaacccacctctcccgtCCCTTTGAGTCAACCgacctcttcaccctcggcCGCGAAGAAGTCGACAACGTAGTCGACGCAGtcttcatcaccctctccccaaagGACCCCTCAGTCCCTCAAATCTCAACCCTATGCAAAAAGAACCGCATCCCCGTCAACGTCGTCGACTGCCCTTCACTATGCagtttttctcttctctccaCCCACCTCGACGGTCCTCTGCAAATAGGcgtcaccaccaacggcCGGGGCTGCAAGCTCGCTTCTAGGATAAGACGAGAAATCGCCGCCAGCCTGCCCCAAGGTCTCGGGAGCGCGGTCGCCAGGTTGGGCGATGTCAGGAGGAGGATCATCGCCGAGGATaaatcctcttcttcttctgggttGGACTCGGAAGGTCTAGACGACAGCGTCGACCAAACCTCTGATTTCAACAAGCTCGTCCTCGAGGGCAAAGAGAGCGAAGAGGAGCAGAAGACtaggaggatgaggtggcTGAGCCAAGTGTGCGAGTACTGGCCTCTGAGACGGCTGGCGGCGATaagtgaggaggagataCTGGAGGGGGTTCTAAACTCGTACCACCAGTTACAGCAACAAAAACCATCACCgactggtggtgatgggccAAGAGATAAAATCGGGAGGGTCATCCTCGCGGGAAGCGGGCCGGGGCATCCCGATTTGTTGACGAGGGCGACGTACAAGGCGATTCAATCCGCTGATTTGATCCTGGCCGATAAGCTTGTTCCTGCCGGGGTGTTGGATCTGATTCCCCGCCGGACACCGGTTAGCATCGCGAAGAAGTTTCCCGGGAATGCGGACAGGGCACAGGAGGAGTTCCTTGAGCAGGCTTTGGCtggggtgaaggagggaaAGACAGTCCTCAGACTGAAACAAGGGGATCCGTTTATTTAtggacggggaggggaggaggtgcagtATTTCAGACAGCACGGGCTCGGTGacagggtggtggttctACCTGGGATAACGAGCAGCTTGTCGGCGCCGCTGTTCGCGGGTGTGCCGCCTACGCAGAGGGACGTGGCGGATCAGGTGCTGGTCTGCACCGGGACGggcaagaaggggaaggcgcCGGTGCCGCCCGAGTTTGTGGAGAGCAGAACGGTGGTGTTCTTGATGGCGCTGCATAGGATCACTGGGCTGGTTGCTGAGCTGACGGAGTATCTTCctgaggagcaggaggctgcggaggtgaaggggaggaggaagttgtgGCCGGTTGATACGCCGTGTGCCGTGATTGAGAGGGCGAGTTGTCCTGATCAGAGGGTTATCAGGACCACGCTGAAGAGGGTGGCGGAGGCGATTGAGCAGGAGGGGAGCAGGCCGcctgggttgttggttgtgggGAGGGCGTGTGAGGTCTTGTACACACCTGAGAAGGGGAGGTCGtggctggtggaggatgggttCAAGGGGCTTGACTTGGAATTTGGGAATGATTTGGCGGCTGGTGCGCTCGGTGTTGCTGGGTTGGCATAA
- a CDS encoding hypothetical protein (COG:C; EggNog:ENOG503NVGW) — MRSLKRNSHRLRAIRPPTSLPAPPRIFSAPISTHPSASNDVTSITPIKSLLIANRGEIALRIARTASSMGIRTTTLYTDIDASSQHAKCTPNSLALGPNTKGYLNGPQIIELAKKHGIEALHPGYGFLSENPTFAQACEDAGIVFVGPPPKAMLDMGDKARSKIIMNAAGVPCVPGYHGPEQSVEELRGHAREIGYPVLLKSVKGGGGKGMRIVLRDEEFEAQIASARQEARASFGDGGEVMLVEKYIVRPRHVEVQVFADRYGNCVALGERDCSVQRRHQKILEESPAPVLDDATRHDLWDKARKAALAVDYVGAGTVEFILDKDTGKFYFMEMNTRLQVEHPVSEMVTGTDLVEWQFRVAAGERLPLTQDEIEARIHERGAAIEARIYAENPDKGFFPDSGKLVHLITPKVSEDIRIDAGFVEGDTVSEAYDGMIAKLIVRGRDRETAIRKLELALQEYEVVGLSTNIEFLKRLCRSQAFVEGDVETGFIEKWKEELFERKHVSDEVFAQTALGLLTSQTKKTISGPHGETLGFGEAAAQGSRKFAFQVKRDDAAAETTDEAPEVVQVEVTQRGHSLYNVSVSRSTDASTASPVVYENIISEPGSAVAASHKSQLTTFFPRARVETTLVQDPGAPEKLAVFQLGEKTELTLVQPGWFEKALGLKEAAASVVAPMPCKILRNEVSEGQEVEKGAPLVVIESMKMETVIRSPQKGTVKKLAHKEGDICKAGTVLVLFEDPDATPAAGSE; from the exons ATGCGCTCCCTCAAACGCAACTCCCACCGTCTCCGGGCGATAcgcccaccaacctccctcccagctcctcccaGAATCTTTTCTGCACCAATATCAACCCACCCCTCGGCCTCCAACGACGTGACAAGCATCACACCCATTAAgtccctcctcatcgccaaccGCGGCGAAATCGCCCTCCGCATCGCCCGCACCGCCTCTTCCATGGGCATCCGCACCACAACCCTCTACACCGACATCGACGCCTCCTCCCAGCACGCCAAGTGCACTCCCAACTCCCTTGCCTTGGGGCCAAACACAAAGGGCTACCTCAACGGGCCGCAGATTATCGAGTTGGCCAAGAAGCACGGCATCGAGGCTCTTCACCCTGGTTACGGCTTCCTAAGTGAGAACCCCACTTTTGCCCAGGCGTGTGAGGATGCGGGGATAGTGTTTGTTGGGCCGCCGCCAAAGGCCATGTTGGATATGGGTGATAAGGCGAGGAGTAAGATTATCATGAATGCGGCTGGTGTGCCTTGTGTTCCGGGGTATCATGGGCCGGAACAGAGCGTAGAGGAGCTGAGGGGACACGCGAGGGAGATTGGGTACCCGGTGCTGTTGAAGAGTGtcaagggtggtggtggaaagggcATGAGAATTGTCCTCAGGGATGAGGAGTTTGAGGCGCAGATTGCCAGTGCTAGGCaggaggcgagggcgagTTTTGGGGACGGTGGCGAGGTGATGCTTGTGGAGAAGTATATCGTGAGGCCGAGGCATGTGGAGGTGCAGGTGTTTGCGGATAGGTATGGGAACTGCGTGGCGCTGGGCGAGAGAGATTGCAGTGTGCAGAGGAGACATCAGAAGATTTTGGAGGAGAGCCCGGCGCCGGTGTTGGATGATGCGACGAGGCATGATTTGTGGGATAAGGCAAGGAAGGCGGCGTTGGCGGTGGACTATGTTGGGGCGGGAACGGTTGAGTTTATTCTCGACAAAGATACTGGGAAGTTTTATTTCATGGAGATGAACACGAGGTTGCAGGTCGAGCACCCTGTCAGTGAGATGGTCACCGGCACAGATCTCGTCGAGTGGCAGTTCcgggttgctgctggcgagAGACTTCCCTTGACCCAGGACGAGATCGAGGCGCGGATCCATGAGCGTGGTGCGGCTATCGAGGCCCGTATCTACGCCGAGAACCCCGACAAGGGCTTCTTCCCCGACTCCGGCAAGCTGGTTCACCTGATTACGCCCAAGGTCAGCGAGGATATCAGAATTGATGCTGGTTTCGTCGAGGGTGACACCGTTTCCGAGGCATACGACGGTATGATTGCCAAGCTGATTGTCCGCGGCCGCGATCGAGAGACTGCCATCCGCAAGCTCGAGCTTGCTTTGCAGGAATACGAGGTCGTCGGTCTGAGCACAAACATTGAGTTTCTCAAGCGTCTCTGCCGAAGCCAGGCATTTGTGGAAGGTGACGTCGAGACAGGCTTCATCGAGAAGTGGAAAGAGGAACTCTTTGAGCGGAAACACGTCTCAGACGAGGTCTTCGCCCAGACCGCTCTCGGCCTGCTTacctcccaaaccaaaaagaCAATATCAGGACCTCACGGTGAGACCCTTGGGTTCGGCGAAGCTGCCGCTCAAGGGTCGAGGAAATTCGCCTTCCAGGTCAAGCGAGACGACGCAGCTGCCGAAACCACAGATGAGGCTCCTGAAGTTGTCCAAGTGGAAGTTACCCAGCGGGGGCACTCCCTTTACAACGTTTCTGTTTCCAGAAGCACAGACGCCTCAACCGCTTCGCCAGTTGTCTACGAGAATATCATCTCCGAACCCGGGTCGGCGGTGGCTGCTTCGCACAAGTCACAACTGACAACCTTCTTCCCTCGGGCTCGTGTCGAAACAACACTTGTTCAGGACCCCGGCGCCCCGGAGAAGTTGGCCGTCTTCCAGCTCGGTGAAAAGACGGAGCTTACTCTTGTGCAGCCGGGATGGTTCGAGAAGGCGCTTGGTCTGAAGGAGGCTGCCGCGAGCGTGGTGGCGCCTATGCCTTGCAAGATTTTGAGGAACGAGGTCTCGGAAGGACAAGAGGTTGAAAAGGGTGCTCCGTTGGTTGT CATCGAGTCCATGAAGATGGAGACTGTTATTCGATCACCACAGAAGGGCACAGTCAAGAAGCTGGCGCATAAGGAAGGC GATATCTGCAAGGCCGGTACAGTACTTGTGCTCTTTGAAGATCCAGATGCCACACCGGCTGCTGGCTCAGAATAA
- the CWC25 gene encoding RNA-splicing factor (COG:S; EggNog:ENOG503NY8V), which translates to MGSGDLNMKKSWHPQRSANLAATQKAEAEAIAERKKLQQRLQEIEEERKKEEIQKALEAAGGKRKIDRVEWMYSGPTGQAGDAAENEAYLLGKRRIDKLLQDNEVKKLSKQSAIEDVAAAPAIANPRDVAAKIREDPLLAIKRQEQEAYEKMMNDPVKRRQIFASMGIEDPQSSKSKEERRHKHRSHHHRSHRHRDDDRDGERHSRRHRSESRDRSRSPRRRDSRDDDRRRRRRDSPERRGKDRRDSRDRRDSRDRRDSRDGRDSRDRRDNYERRDNRGRRENDERRDRPRRDFEDRSGNQDHSAQEEERARKLAAMQEAATDLDKTRQERLAAIEARERAEKEAEDLARQRNKRYGGDAGFANKLHSRAAEMKIADRAERR; encoded by the coding sequence ATGGGTTCCGGAGACCTTAACATGAAAAAGAGCTGGCATCCCCAGCGGTCAGCCAATCTCGCAGCCACTCAaaaagccgaagccgaagcgaTTGCGGAACGCAAGAAGCTCCAACAGCGACTCCAGGAGATTGAAGAGGAGCGAAAAAAGGAGGAGATTCAAAAGGCGCTCGAGGCGGCAGGCGGCAAGCGCAAAATTGATCGCGTTGAATGGATGTACTCTGGGCCGACTGGGCAGGCTGGGGATGCCGCGGAAAACGAGGCCTACCTGCTGGGGAAGCGCCGCATCGACAAACTGCTTCAGGATAATGAGGTGAAGAAGCTCTCGAAGCAGTCTGCGATCGAGGATGTTGCTGCGGCCCCAGCTATCGCTAACCCTCGAGATGTCGCCGCAAAGATTAGGGAGGACCCACTGCTGGCGATTAAGAGACAGGAACAAGAGGCATATGAAAAGATGATGAACGACCCAGTCAAGAGGAGGCAAATTTTCGCGTCGATGGGTATCGAAGACCCCCAGTCATCCAAGAGcaaggaagagaggaggcACAAGCATCgctcccaccatcaccgatcACACCGTCACCGTGACGACGACAGAGATGGCGAGAGGCATTCCCGACGGCACAGGTCAGAATCCAGGGATAGATCCAGGAGTCCTCGACGACGTGACTCTCGCGATGATGATCGACGAAGACGCAGAAGAGACTCACCCGAGCGCCGCGGTAAAGACAGAAGAGACAGCCGTGATAGGAGAGACAGTCGCGACAGGCGGGATAGCCGTGATGGAAGGGATAGCCGCGATAGGAGAGACAACTATGAAAGACGAGACAACCGCGGCAGACGAGAGAATGACGAGAGACGGGACAGGCCTCGCCGGGATTTTGAAGATCGCAGTGGCAACCAGGACCACAGcgcgcaggaggaggagcgtgCGCGTAAGCTTGCCGCCATGCAAGAGGCGGCTACCGACCTGGACAAAACCCGCCAAGAGAGGCTTGCTGCCATCGAGGCTCGAGAGCGGGCAGAAAAGGAGGCAGAGGACTTGGCTCGTCAGCGCAACAAGAGAtacggtggtgatgctgggtTTGCCAACAAACTTCACAGCAGAGCGGCCGAGATGAAGATTGCAGACCGGGCGGAGCGACGGTAA
- the RHO3 gene encoding Rho GTPase (COG:U; EggNog:ENOG503NVUG; BUSCO:EOG09264YNR), giving the protein MPCGLGGSKTVQRKLVLLGDGACGKTSLLNVFTRGYFPTVYEPTVFENYVHDIFVDNVHIELSLWDTAGQEEFDRLRSLSYDDTDLIMLCYSVDSKDSLENVESKWVGEIADNCPGVKLVLVALKCDLREGNEEEDGANEDGNPREKKPMINYDQGLEVARRIHALRYLECSAMRNRGVNEAFTEAARVALSVKKERDESKCTVM; this is encoded by the exons ATGCCTTGCGGTCTCGGGGGTTCCAAGACGGTGCAGCGCAAGCTCGTCTTGCT CGGCGACGGTGCTTGCGGAAAGACATCGTTGCTCAATGTCTTCACCAGAGG CTACTTCCCAACGGTCTACGAGCCGACGGTTTTCGAAAACTACGTCCATG ATATTTTTGTTGACAATGTTCACATTGAGCTTTCACTGTGGGACACAGCCGGCCAAGAAGAATTCGACAGACTACGAAGTCTTTCCTACG ATGACACCGATTTGATCATGCTTTGCTACTCGGTCGATAGCAAAGATTCGCTTGAAAACGTCGAGAGCAAATGGGTGGGCGAGATCGCCGATAATTGCCCAGGGGTGAAGCTTGTGCTGGTCGCGCTAAAGTGCGATCTCCGCGAAGGgaacgaggaagaggatggtgcCAACGAGGACGGCAACCCACGAGAAAAGAAGCCTATGATCAACTACGACCAAGGACTCGAGGTTGCGCGCCGAATCCACGCCCTTCGGTATCTCGAGTGTTCGGCCATGCGCAATAGGGGAGTTAACGAGGCCTTCACCGAAGCCGCGCGGGTTGCCTTGTCTGTGAAGAAGGAACGAGACGAGTCCAAGTGCACCGTCATGTAG
- a CDS encoding hypothetical protein (COG:S; EggNog:ENOG503P34M) — protein sequence MEQQIPLSHEASAGDTNMRITNSLPTEVVQCLENARFLHLATCHDNVPHVSLMNYTYLPSSPYGNNLPEIVMTTNPASKKMNNLAANPNVSLLVHDWVSHRPTTTSQSRRLSNGHSPARADPPSSLAALLFNLNTSAVSSISATINGSARLVERGSEEEKYYQNIHLANNTFDSAAGPAEESTAREDDERARLHDARVIVVGIKDVRIADWKGAVRDWVISGEGEENRGQVNGI from the exons ATGGAACAGCAAATACCCCTCTCCCACGAAGCCTCGGCCGGCGACACCAACATGCGcatcaccaactccctcccaacAGAAGTAGTCCAATGCCTCGAAAACGCCCGCTTCCTCCACCTGGCCACCTGCCACGACAACGTCCCCCACGTCTCCCTCATGAACTACACctacctcccctcctccccatacggcaacaacctccccgaAATCGTCATgaccaccaaccccgcctCCAAAAAGATGAACAACCTcgccgccaaccccaacgtttccctcctcgtccatgaCT GGGTATCCCACCgcccaaccacaacctcccaatCCCGCCGCCTCTCCAACGGCCACTCCCCCGCCCGCGCcgatcccccctcctccctcgcagccctcctcttcaatcTCAACACCTCGGCCGTCTCCTCCATCAGCGCGACCATAAACGGGTCCGCTCGCCTGGTGGAGCGcggcagcgaggaggagaagtacTACCAGAATATCCACCTGGCCAATAACACTTTTGATTCCGCCGCTGGCCCGGCCGAGGAGAGCACAGCGAGGGAAGACGACGAGCGGGCGAGGTTACATGATGCGAGGGTGATTGTGGTGGGGATAAAGGACGTCAGGATTGCGGATTGGAAGGGCGCGGTAAGGGATTGGGTGATTTCgggcgagggggaggagaataGGGGGCAGGTTAATGGGATTTGA